The following proteins come from a genomic window of Gordonia westfalica:
- the sucC gene encoding ADP-forming succinate--CoA ligase subunit beta, with translation MDLFEYQAKELFAKHGVPTTPGRVTDDAADARAIAEEIGKPVMIKAQVKTGGRGKAGGVKYAATPDDAQSHASNILGLDIKGHVVKKLLVAEASDIAEEYYISFLLDRANRTYLAMCSVEGGMEIEEVAATKPERLAKVAVDAVKGVDLETARSIAEQGHLPAEVLDAAAVTIQKLWEVFVAEDATLVEVNPLVRTPDDQILALDGKVTLDENADFRQPGHAEFADIDATDPLELKAKENDLNYVKLDGQVGIIGNGAGLVMSTLDVVAYAGEKHNGVKPANFLDIGGGASAEVMAAGLDVILNDEQVKSVFVNVFGGITACDAVANGIVGALEKLGSEANKPLVVRLDGNKVDEGRKILADANHPLVTLAETMDSGADKAAELASK, from the coding sequence ATGGATCTCTTCGAATACCAGGCGAAGGAACTGTTCGCCAAGCACGGGGTTCCCACCACACCCGGTCGGGTGACCGATGATGCCGCCGACGCGCGGGCGATTGCCGAGGAAATCGGCAAGCCTGTGATGATCAAGGCGCAGGTCAAGACCGGCGGACGTGGCAAGGCAGGCGGCGTGAAGTACGCCGCGACCCCGGACGACGCGCAGTCCCATGCCTCCAACATCCTTGGCCTCGACATCAAGGGCCACGTCGTCAAGAAGTTGCTGGTCGCCGAGGCCAGTGACATCGCGGAGGAGTACTACATCTCCTTCCTTCTCGATCGCGCCAACCGCACCTACCTGGCCATGTGCTCGGTCGAGGGCGGCATGGAGATCGAAGAGGTCGCCGCAACCAAGCCCGAGCGCCTCGCCAAGGTCGCCGTCGACGCCGTGAAGGGTGTCGATCTGGAGACCGCCCGCTCGATCGCCGAGCAGGGCCATCTGCCCGCCGAGGTCCTCGACGCCGCCGCCGTGACCATCCAGAAGCTGTGGGAGGTCTTCGTCGCCGAAGACGCCACCCTGGTGGAGGTCAACCCGCTCGTCCGCACCCCGGACGATCAGATCCTGGCCCTCGACGGCAAGGTCACCCTCGACGAGAACGCCGACTTCCGTCAGCCCGGCCACGCTGAGTTCGCCGATATCGACGCGACCGATCCGCTCGAGCTCAAGGCCAAGGAGAACGACCTCAACTACGTCAAGCTCGACGGTCAGGTCGGCATCATCGGCAACGGTGCGGGTCTGGTCATGTCGACCCTCGACGTCGTCGCCTACGCCGGTGAGAAGCACAACGGTGTGAAGCCGGCCAACTTCCTCGACATCGGTGGCGGTGCCTCGGCCGAGGTCATGGCCGCCGGCCTGGACGTCATCCTGAACGACGAGCAGGTCAAGAGCGTCTTCGTGAACGTCTTCGGTGGCATCACCGCGTGTGACGCGGTCGCCAACGGCATCGTCGGCGCCCTGGAGAAGCTGGGGTCGGAGGCCAACAAGCCTCTCGTCGTCCGCCTCGACGGCAACAAGGTCGACGAAGGTCGCAAGATCCTGGCCGATGCGAACCACCCGCTGGTCACGCTCGCCGAAACCATGGACTCGGGCGCCGACAAGGCCGCCGAGCTGGCGAGCAAGTAA